The Moraxella haemolytica genome window below encodes:
- a CDS encoding anthranilate synthase component I family protein, translating into MISQHKFDCLAEQGYTHIPLVKKRLMDDATPVSVFANLRKFFTSAYLFESVVGGERWARYSMIGLGSDIIIEYLDDKVVLKDTRADTVSTYDENPFDFIRQFMANYQTPSQNELPELPAFSGGLVGYFGYDMIRVIEPSVGASHAPNPLQLPDMWLTLSSSVVVFDNLEHTLSIVVYADAKAKDGYKKALRHLDVIENLLSHKPDLSVKKQPLPHFISQTGQNKFCTDVDRIKEYIKAGDVMQVVPAQRLSGEFDGDPLAVYRALRYLNPSPYLFLIEAQTSGDESFAIVGASPEILSRIETVGDERKVTVRPLAGTRRRGVDLAEDLALEAELLADQKEIAEHLMLIDLGRNDIGRVCDIGTVKVTDKMFIERYSQVMHIASNVEGVVSADKDALDVFCATFPAGTLSGAPKIRAMQIIDEVEPVRRSVFGGSVGYLGWSGNMDTAIAIRTAVLKDGQVHIQAGAGVVADSNPAAEWDETNKKALAIVKAVEMACGGLAV; encoded by the coding sequence ATGATTAGCCAACACAAGTTTGATTGCTTAGCAGAGCAGGGCTATACGCACATTCCCCTTGTCAAAAAACGCCTGATGGATGATGCAACCCCTGTGTCAGTCTTCGCTAATTTGCGTAAATTTTTTACATCAGCGTATTTGTTTGAGTCGGTGGTGGGCGGTGAACGCTGGGCAAGATATTCGATGATTGGATTGGGCTCAGATATTATCATTGAATACCTTGATGATAAGGTGGTATTAAAAGACACTCGTGCTGATACTGTTAGTACCTACGATGAAAATCCTTTTGATTTTATTCGTCAATTTATGGCAAATTACCAAACACCAAGCCAAAACGAACTGCCCGAATTACCTGCATTCAGCGGAGGGCTTGTGGGCTATTTTGGTTATGATATGATACGAGTGATTGAGCCGTCTGTAGGAGCGTCTCACGCCCCAAATCCCTTGCAGTTGCCTGATATGTGGTTGACTTTATCATCATCGGTGGTGGTTTTTGATAATCTAGAGCATACTTTATCCATCGTTGTTTACGCCGACGCCAAAGCCAAAGATGGCTACAAAAAAGCACTAAGACACCTAGATGTCATTGAAAACTTGCTTTCGCATAAACCTGATTTGTCGGTAAAAAAACAACCGTTGCCACACTTTATTTCACAAACTGGGCAAAATAAATTCTGTACCGATGTGGATCGCATCAAAGAATACATCAAGGCAGGCGATGTCATGCAGGTTGTACCCGCTCAGCGTTTGTCAGGTGAGTTTGATGGCGACCCATTGGCGGTGTATCGAGCTTTGCGTTATCTAAATCCATCGCCTTATTTATTTTTAATTGAGGCTCAGACTTCTGGTGATGAGTCATTTGCCATTGTGGGTGCATCGCCTGAGATTTTGTCTCGCATTGAGACAGTGGGTGATGAACGCAAAGTAACAGTAAGACCGCTTGCGGGTACTCGTCGGCGTGGCGTGGATTTGGCGGAAGATTTGGCGTTGGAAGCAGAGCTTTTAGCTGACCAAAAAGAGATTGCTGAACACTTGATGCTCATTGACTTGGGGCGTAATGACATTGGGCGAGTGTGCGACATCGGCACGGTAAAAGTTACAGATAAAATGTTCATCGAACGCTATTCGCAAGTCATGCACATCGCCAGCAATGTTGAGGGCGTGGTATCGGCGGATAAAGATGCGTTAGATGTGTTCTGTGCTACCTTTCCTGCCGGTACGCTCTCAGGGGCTCCCAAGATTCGTGCCATGCAAATCATAGATGAGGTTGAGCCTGTTCGCCGTAGTGTATTTGGTGGTTCGGTCGGTTATTTGGGTTGGTCTGGCAACATGGATACTGCCATTGCCATTCGTACTGCTGTACTAAAAGACGGTCAAGTCCATATTCAAGCAGGGGCAGGGGTGGTCGCTGACTCCAACCCTGCGGCTGAGTGGGACGAAACCAACAAAAAAGCCTTGGCCATCGTCAAAGCGGTTGAGATGGCGTGTGGTGGGCTTGCGGTTTAA
- a CDS encoding YkgJ family cysteine cluster protein — translation MDNLTPFPCTSCGKCCRHVNLSEHTAYLNRGDGACRHFDDGTNLCLIYDDRPLICQVENYYKEHLAKYIAWDDFVQPNLQICEKL, via the coding sequence ATGGATAATCTTACGCCTTTTCCATGCACTTCCTGTGGCAAATGCTGTCGCCATGTCAATTTAAGTGAGCATACCGCTTATTTGAATCGTGGCGATGGTGCTTGTCGGCATTTTGATGATGGCACCAATTTATGTTTAATTTACGACGATCGCCCGCTTATTTGTCAGGTAGAAAATTATTATAAAGAACATTTAGCCAAATACATCGCTTGGGACGACTTTGTTCAGCCAAATTTACAAATCTGTGAAAAATTATAA
- a CDS encoding chemotaxis protein — MKIGQDIHQFQEIADELLGKINSNKKQPLTIDLPELELQKIEAISMNTIAYAGKLVGGVAGGSAAAYAVYGSTMALAAASTGTPIAALSGVAAYNATMAAIGGGSLAAGGLGITGGPMILSGVVAAPVIAITGWAFASHAEDALEKARSIRQEVRDYTEQVNKSCAYLKNLTSYVEVITKNVDDIYGEFIYYLDDLKAVAELVKTDRLDIIEQDKAIHREIENGYTLASILADVMTIPIFKIKTSDGEIIYNENGSPVLQQEDGFNVLNDEQMQEVMDEAVIASKQYAS; from the coding sequence TTGAAAATTGGGCAGGACATACATCAGTTTCAAGAAATTGCAGATGAGCTATTGGGTAAAATCAACAGCAATAAGAAGCAACCCTTGACTATTGATCTTCCAGAGTTAGAATTACAAAAAATTGAAGCCATCTCTATGAACACCATTGCTTATGCAGGCAAACTTGTTGGCGGTGTAGCAGGTGGTAGTGCAGCAGCTTACGCTGTTTATGGTAGCACCATGGCATTGGCAGCAGCTTCTACAGGCACACCGATAGCCGCTCTATCAGGTGTAGCAGCTTACAATGCAACCATGGCAGCCATTGGTGGTGGTTCATTGGCAGCAGGTGGCTTAGGTATAACTGGAGGCCCTATGATTCTAAGTGGCGTGGTTGCAGCACCTGTGATTGCCATAACAGGTTGGGCTTTTGCCTCCCATGCCGAAGACGCTTTAGAAAAAGCAAGGTCAATCAGACAGGAAGTAAGAGACTACACCGAACAAGTAAATAAATCATGTGCTTATTTAAAAAATTTAACTAGCTATGTCGAAGTTATCACCAAAAATGTTGATGACATTTATGGAGAGTTTATATATTACTTAGATGATTTAAAAGCCGTAGCAGAACTCGTGAAAACCGACAGGCTTGACATCATTGAACAAGACAAGGCTATTCATCGAGAAATTGAAAATGGTTATACCCTTGCTAGCATACTAGCAGATGTCATGACCATACCCATATTTAAAATCAAAACAAGCGATGGCGAGATCATCTATAATGAAAACGGCTCGCCTGTATTACAACAAGAAGATGGGTTCAATGTCCTAAATGATGAGCAAATGCAAGAGGTTATGGATGAAGCAGTCATAGCCAGTAAGCAATACGCATCATAA
- a CDS encoding helix-turn-helix transcriptional regulator: MSNKHERLADRFADIFIRLNSNEKLSTKAIAKEYDVCDKTIRRDLNRMECYLPLVRERGVVYLDNTRRFNLTHKELSELLKLIGVHNLLPNMDIGFLRELIRQNSDSPYHIHHHSYENSQTLNEMMKQLDHAIIHRQIIHCHYDNKERSIHPYKLIFKEGYWYLVGMENEKLKNYRLGKIHSLSISTDHFVKHGNIEAIIRSDASIWLGQQEITVLINVSQKVISYFQQRQILPKQSIISEQAGGNWLVQSTVWHYDELSPIIRCWIPHLTIIEPKEWQDRLESELRSYLN; the protein is encoded by the coding sequence ATGAGCAATAAACACGAACGATTGGCAGACAGATTTGCCGATATTTTTATCCGTCTAAACAGCAACGAGAAGCTAAGCACTAAAGCGATAGCGAAAGAATACGATGTTTGTGATAAGACCATTCGCCGTGATTTGAATCGCATGGAATGTTACCTACCTCTTGTGCGTGAGCGAGGAGTCGTTTATCTGGATAATACACGACGGTTTAATTTAACTCACAAAGAATTGAGCGAGCTTTTAAAACTCATCGGTGTTCACAACCTGCTACCAAATATGGATATTGGGTTTTTAAGAGAACTGATTCGGCAGAATTCAGACAGCCCATATCACATTCATCATCATTCCTATGAAAACAGTCAAACGCTCAATGAAATGATGAAACAGCTAGATCATGCCATTATCCATCGCCAAATCATCCACTGTCATTATGACAACAAAGAACGCAGTATCCATCCCTATAAACTGATTTTTAAAGAAGGGTATTGGTACTTAGTAGGCATGGAAAATGAAAAATTAAAAAACTATCGATTGGGCAAAATTCACAGTTTAAGTATCAGCACAGACCACTTTGTCAAACATGGCAACATTGAAGCAATTATTAGAAGCGATGCTAGTATTTGGCTTGGGCAACAAGAAATAACCGTTCTGATCAATGTTAGTCAAAAGGTCATATCCTATTTTCAGCAAAGGCAAATTTTACCCAAACAATCCATCATCTCTGAGCAAGCCGGTGGCAACTGGCTCGTACAAAGCACCGTTTGGCATTATGACGAATTATCGCCCATTATACGATGTTGGATACCGCATTTGACCATTATCGAGCCAAAAGAATGGCAAGATAGGCTTGAGAGTGAATTAAGGTCATATTTAAATTAA